In Thalassoglobus sp. JC818, the genomic stretch TGTCGGCGCAGGCGGGCACAGCCAGAAAATCCTTCCCATAATCGGCGATTCGGGACGACTCATCGGAATCGACCGCGATCGCGAAATGTTAGACCGGGCTGCGCAAGTCGTCTCCGGACCTCAAGTTGTGCTCGAGCAGGCGAGCTATCTTCAGTTGTCGGAGGTGCTTGAAAAGTGTGGCCTCAACGACGTCGACAGAATTCTGCTCGACCTCGGACTTTCATCAGATCAACTTGCCAGCCCTGATCGAGGATTCGGTTTCGACACATCCGGAACTCTGGACATGCGATTCGACGTCCGCACCGGACAGTCCGTCGCAGAGCTGCTCGCTTCCGCCTCGGAAAGTCAGATCGCAGAGGTCATTCAGGAATTCGGAGAAGATCGGCAAGCCGGAAATATCGCGAAACAGATTGTCGCGCAGCGAAAGAGTGGTCAGCCCGTTGAAACTGTCGATCAGTTGATCGACGCTGTTCTCGCAGCTACGGGCGGAAACTTAGGAGATCGCAGGTCCCCAAGCGTTGTGCGGGTCTTTCAGGCAATGCGAATTGCCGTCAATGAAGAATTGAAACAACTCGACCGCTTTCTGGACACCGTCCTTCCACACGTCCTTCGGCCGGGTGGGCGGATTGTCATTATTACCTTTCACTCGCTCGAAGATCGACGAGTGAAGCAGGCGTTTCGAGAGTCAGAAGTCTTGAAGTTAATCACACCCAAGCCGTTGGCTCCCACGCCATCGGAAGTCCGCATGAATCCGCGCGCCCGTTCCGCAAAGCTGCGCGTCGCTGAAAGGATTGAGCGATGAATAGCCAGAAAAAACACTCAATAATCAACTCAAAGACGGAATCGAGGAGAGTCATCCTCAGCTTGGTCGTTGTTGTCACAACTTCGACGAGCCTGCTGTTTCCCGTGGTTGTAGAAGCTCAGCAATCCGTTCCGCCGTTTGGGTTTCCGGAGGATCTTTCGAGCGGGTCAGCCACGTCCTCATCGCCTGCTCCTCAGCCCGTCAAACTGACACCAGCAGGGAACAGTGCATCGCCCGGTTTAATTCCTCAGAATGATCCGCTTCCCGAGCCAGTTCTGCTTAATGACTGGGAAGGACAAGCGTCCGAACAACCATCGCGCGACGCGTTTCTTCCTCCGAAAACACCAACACCGCAGCCACT encodes the following:
- the rsmH gene encoding 16S rRNA (cytosine(1402)-N(4))-methyltransferase RsmH, producing MPRRSPSRRTVHIPVMLREVLAQLELRDGLVVVDGTVGAGGHSQKILPIIGDSGRLIGIDRDREMLDRAAQVVSGPQVVLEQASYLQLSEVLEKCGLNDVDRILLDLGLSSDQLASPDRGFGFDTSGTLDMRFDVRTGQSVAELLASASESQIAEVIQEFGEDRQAGNIAKQIVAQRKSGQPVETVDQLIDAVLAATGGNLGDRRSPSVVRVFQAMRIAVNEELKQLDRFLDTVLPHVLRPGGRIVIITFHSLEDRRVKQAFRESEVLKLITPKPLAPTPSEVRMNPRARSAKLRVAERIER